One genomic region from Verrucomicrobiota bacterium encodes:
- a CDS encoding MotA/TolQ/ExbB proton channel family protein has product MVLLVIASVVAVGLIVERAWTLRRLVILPPAVQAAVEQCRTLQDIELVERVCRQQPSPLSRLLLLASEHRDWPRDENADSLQTQARHEVVRMERGLVVLEIVVGIAPLLGLVGTIHGLITLFGDMGKAGLGNNTEMARGVAIALNTALGGLLTAIPALIAWSSLSKKVENLAVEMELVCDEFLRRVYRTARDAGSKESRTP; this is encoded by the coding sequence ATGGTCCTGCTCGTGATCGCCTCGGTGGTGGCGGTCGGATTAATCGTGGAGCGCGCCTGGACGCTGCGCCGGCTCGTCATCCTTCCACCGGCGGTGCAAGCGGCGGTGGAACAATGCCGGACGTTGCAGGACATTGAGCTGGTCGAGCGCGTCTGCCGCCAGCAACCCTCGCCTTTGAGCCGGCTCTTGCTTCTGGCCTCGGAACACCGTGACTGGCCACGCGATGAAAACGCGGATTCCTTGCAAACGCAGGCCCGGCATGAGGTCGTGCGGATGGAACGGGGCCTGGTGGTCCTCGAAATCGTGGTCGGCATCGCGCCTTTGCTCGGGCTCGTGGGCACCATTCACGGCCTGATCACCCTCTTCGGCGACATGGGCAAGGCAGGACTCGGCAACAACACCGAAATGGCCCGCGGCGTCGCCATCGCCCTGAACACCGCGTTGGGAGGTCTTCTGACGGCCATCCCCGCCCTGATCGCCTGGAGTTCCCTCAGCAAGAAAGTGGAAAACCTCGCCGTGGAAATGGAGTTGGTGTGTGACGAGTTCTTGCGCCGGGTGTATCGGACGGCGCGGGATGCCGGATCGAAGGAGTCGAGAACGCCATGA
- the hisH gene encoding imidazole glycerol phosphate synthase subunit HisH: MIALLDYGAGNLKSVHKALAAAGADVEVLQHPDRIRESRGVVLPGVGAFDDCLSALQRQDLLAGVKDSIMAGRPFLGICVGYQALFERSEEFHSCAAGLGIFKGRVRRFPATPGLKIPQIGWNQVHLSLPNNPLFLGIPDHAYFYFVHSYFPEPEEASIVASRTDHGVFFASSVWSGHVFATQFHPEKSQSMGLRVLKNFLDFCQSA; the protein is encoded by the coding sequence GTGATCGCGTTATTGGACTATGGGGCGGGGAATCTGAAAAGCGTGCACAAGGCGCTGGCGGCTGCGGGGGCGGACGTTGAAGTCTTGCAGCATCCGGACCGGATTCGCGAGTCCCGAGGTGTGGTGCTCCCGGGAGTGGGTGCTTTCGATGACTGCCTGTCGGCCTTGCAGCGCCAGGATTTGCTTGCGGGTGTGAAAGATTCCATCATGGCTGGCCGGCCTTTTTTGGGCATCTGTGTCGGCTACCAGGCGTTGTTCGAACGCAGCGAAGAATTCCATTCCTGCGCCGCGGGACTCGGTATCTTCAAGGGGCGGGTCCGGCGTTTCCCCGCGACCCCCGGCCTCAAGATTCCCCAAATCGGATGGAATCAAGTGCATCTATCCCTCCCGAACAACCCCTTGTTTTTGGGCATTCCTGACCACGCCTATTTCTACTTCGTCCACAGTTATTTTCCTGAACCTGAGGAGGCGTCGATTGTGGCGAGCCGCACCGACCACGGGGTTTTCTTCGCGTCATCCGTTTGGAGCGGCCACGTCTTTGCCACACAATTTCATCCCGAAAAAAGCCAGTCGATGGGGCTGAGAGTGCTGAAAAACTTTCTCGACTTCTGCCAAAGTGCTTGA